Within the Gadus chalcogrammus isolate NIFS_2021 chromosome 15, NIFS_Gcha_1.0, whole genome shotgun sequence genome, the region CAGCAACATCTGAGGATCATTTCAGTTGACTCTTCTGTATTTTGCTCTGCAGATGTATCTTGTCATCTTTCCGGAAGGAACCCGCTATAATCCGGAGCTCAAGAATGTCATTTCTTCCAGTCAGGAATTTGCTTCTAAAGAAGGTACGCAGATTTGGAAGAACTGACTCTTCCACCCTTTATGTAATTCACTCAAACGTCCATTAAGAGTTGGTTCAGCGCCACATCAAAAGCCAACGACGAGTTCCATTTGATTCATACTTTCATTTATTGATGTAACTTCAATAATCCTTTTCTCTCGCACCTCAAATATATCCTGTATCTTGGCCAACAAGGTAATTGATTACGGGCGTTTTATCAAACGTTAAGCAGCATACTTTAAAGCATGCATCCAGTCCGTCAAATTTAGATGGTTATTTAAAGGATTGTGAGGttaaaaaaacctgaaagttaATGCTTGTTTGCTTGATCAAACAAATGTAACTTTTTGGCATGATAAGATCCTGAAACGTGAAGCCCTATTCCGACAGGACGTACGGGCACAGTAATCTTTCCCTGATCAGAGCAATGAATAAATACCTGCTCTTGTTAATCCCTCAGTAAGCCGCACGAGCAAAGGGGCACTGATATGACTTAAGTGAGCCGGGGGCCATTAGTTCACTCAATATTCCACGTCTCCTCCATTCAGTGGTTCATGTGTGGCCTTGTTGTTCCCCCGGTATCAGGGCTGGCTCTCCTGAAGCACACTCTGACCCCCAGGATGAAGGCCTCTCATGTAGCCATCGAGGCCATGAAGGACCACCTGGACGCGGTGTACGACGTCACCGTGGCCTACGAGGGGACGCTGGACTCCGCGGGCCACAGGCTACCGGCCCCGACCATGCCAGGTGCGTGACCCGCTCATTTAATAACCGCTTCCCGGGCTTCGGCCTTCTGCTCTTGGAAGGCCACACGACCAGGGCGGCGGTCGCTCAGGTGGTTGAGAGGGTTGGCCGGTGACCGCAAGGtttctagttcgatccccggctgcTCCAGCAAGGCACCGCTTCCCCTAACTGGGCtcgctgtcgccttgcatggtccgCAGTTGGTGTGTGCATGACTGGGTCAATATCAGGCAATACGGTAAAGCGCTGTGGATAGAAGCGCTATattaatgcagtccattttgGCTCCTGGTGTTGCTTTTGGTCAGTGTCAGGTCCTCCCGACTGCTAAGCCCTTGCAGTCTGCCTCCTGTACCTTCATATCGTGCGCACCGTACTTTTAGCTACCCTTTTTAATGTGAAGTAAATTCAATCCCTGGTTTCACCTGTGTTAGAGAGAACTGTATAAAGTTGCAGTTAAATATTATGTTTGAGTTAATTCCGTTTACCTGTACCTGAGGGTTTTTCTGCAAACAACATGCCTGAGgtgtatttataaaaaaacatcCTGTTATTCAGCTGAATAATAATCAATATGTGTCACGGCAAACGGAACAGAAAGCAAAACATGGATTTAATCTCGTACCTCCGGATCTTGTTGTCGACGTGATTGTACTGTTTCCTTAACTGTTTGTTGTTTAGCGTCTGGCATCCAAATAACATCACGAACGGAATAAACAAAGTGAAACAAAGGGCATATTTTAATTGCCATGTATTTGCTGTTGATGGACATATTTTCCGAACGTATTCTGTTTTTACGACAAACGAATattctcactgtctcactgatTTTCACATGAAGGTTAATGATTTAACCTTCCAGGTTGTCAATGAATTACCATCCCACGCCTTCTGAAATACAGATTTCGTTAAATTATTGCCAAAATGTTAATGATTGTTTCCTGTAGCTCCAACATATTAGGGTTCAATGGTAATATCTTTGTGTATTAACCAAAGATCTACCTCTTTGAAGTCAGTGACGATGTCATCTTTAATCATTGTTCATTCGGCACAACGCACTTGACCGTATctcaatgtttttatttgtcactCCTTTTGTCATTCCTCCTGGCTGAAAGGAttttcctgtgtttgtttgttcccacgttcatgtttttcttcGCCTGTTTTCCTTCAGAATTCCTGTGTAAAGAATGTCCCCGGGTCCACATCCACTTTGAGCGGGTGGCCATGAAGGAAGTCCCCATCGAGCCGCTGTTCTTCCGCCGGTGGCTCCACGAGAGGTTCGAGATCAAGGACCGGTGAGTTTTCATTCATGTCCGTCAATTGATTAGTCCTCCTGTCTGTACGTGTAAACGACCCATCCCCCAAAGAGCTTGATTTAACCAATGATGCATTAGTCGTTGGGGGGGGATCTTGGCAGAGGAAACATTCGCGTAATATTTCTTAACTTCTACGATTTTGAATCTATTCACAACCTCCACAGATCATATATTTTTCGTGAtaattttttttccccttcgtcTTAGATTTGCTTTGTGTGTTTACGTTATTGCAATCAGTTGAGATAACTGTATGATATAAAAACGACAGAATCTTAATAATACAATACACACTGGGCTGCCATAATTAAGCACATCGCCTTTCCCAACGCACAGGCGACAGGACACTGGAACAAGAGGCCCAATGTTCTGAATCAAGAATCGATTTTCCGTCCTCAATTACACATGTGGTTTAGAGTGCTAAAATTAAGTTCTCTCGTGatggatttaaaataaatgttgatcCGTTTTGACCTTTAGGCATAAACACTGATATCGGTTGAATAAATCACTTACCTCCTTGTTGATAGGCCGGAATCCTGTCTTTCACAGATTCATTATTGAGATGCTAGGCAGAGGTAGAATAATTcttgaacaaatgtattttattatttttctattggTGCCTGGGTGATCTATTACTTTAAATGCACACACTTTACATCTGCATGAGGTTTTGCAGATTTGATGATACTGCATCATGAGTGCCTCTGGTGTTTAGATGATACAGTTTCTAATACGAAGCCAGCCTTGGAAATGCAAGTATAATTGTGTTAAGCAGCACAGCAAATAATGAAAGACTAATATTTCCTTAATTAAACTTCCAaacaaaaaataccaaaaataacatttgaacACCCCTGCTTAGAATCATAAGAAACAGCAGTTTATCAATGCCTTCGCTCTTATTAGTTCCCTGATTTAAAATAAGCAAACAACAACGACGTTCGTGATAATCCTACGACTCCGAAACCCCGCCTCCAAACCCCGCCTCCAAACCCCGCCTCCAAACCGCGGTTAGCCTCGGTAGCGGCTGATCCCCGCTGCTCGTGTCCGACTGAATGCAGCGTCTGTCGGtcctccagcacccccccccctctctcagtgTAAGAGCTGAGCCTCCTCACAGAGCCCTCTGTCTCCTTGCAGACTGCTGACCAGCTTCTACGAGTCGGACGACGCCCAACAGAGGAGCCGCTTCCCGGGGGAAGGGCGACGCTCTGCGCTGAGCATCGCCAAGACCCTCCCCTCCATGATGGTCCTGGGGGGCCTCACCGTCCCGCTGCTCCTGACCGAGTCGGGCAGGAGCTTGTACGTCAGGACCTGGGTCTACGGCACTCTCCTGGGGTGGCTGTGGGTGAACGTCAGCCCCTAGGGAGCGCACAGcaacacgcacgcagacacgcgTGTGTCGGTTTACACCGGATGATCGCCGCCACCGCGGCGACGCACACAATAAACGGGGGAGGTGTTGCCGggtgatttttttctttttctttttcttgtgCAGCGAcaagagttgggggggggggggggagagttacGAGGAGCCAACCGCTGGTCTTCCTTTTTAAACCTAGACAACCACAGCCTGAGGGAGCGGAGGGCAGACAGCGCCTGAGCTTCCAGGTCCATCGTGATGGGTGGATCAGTTAGTTGTTCTGTTTAGTTTCACATGCCATCCTTTACCTCAGCCACAAACTCAAAAATACgattctctccctccttccgtTAAGAGTATTATCCGTCAGAAATGATCCAGATtatttttcatgtatttttgcATGCACGCTCTCCCAAGCACTTATGAGAcattaccctgtgtgtgtgtgtgtgtgtgtgtgtgtgtgtgtgtgtgtgtgtgtgtgtgtgtgtgtgtgtgtgtgtgtgtgtgtgtgtgtgtgtgtgtgtgtgtgtgtgtgtgtgtgtgtgtgtgtgtgtgtgtgtgtgtgtgtgtgtgtgtgtcccccatgTGATGCTCTTCCCTCAAAGCCTAGCAGCAGCTCTGTCGCCCAGGGAACGGATGTAACTCGTTGATATTGTTTATAATGCGACCTCGTATGGATGCCAAGTTTCATGTCAGGAGGGTTATGCACTTTGCTAATTTCGGAGCAATGCTCTACATTGGAAGATTTTCCTTCATACGCAAATGTACCGCCCTTTGAATCCAGGTGTTTATCTGAAGTGTATAGATGGGTTTCAAGGCGTCAACAGTAATGTCACCTGGTTACACTTTTGGTTACACATGTTAGGTTCTGCATTTTACTAGCCCTTTAAAAACCTTCTGttagatgtttgtttgtttgtttgcagttTAATGGTGAATGGTTAAATGTGAAAAAAGTTGAAATGCAATCCTGGTTCTGTTTGTTTTCCCACTGCCTGGAAAGAATTGTATGAGAGTTAGCCAATCCAAGACGCTGCCTTGAATGGGGACTATATTGCTGGGACAGGTACTGTTATAAgctcatgtttatttatgtgtttaaATCAATAATATAATGTTTCTGCCAAGGTAAAACATCGCGCTATATTGGAAATGACCCATTGCTGAAACgtccttttctttctttatcttttttttatctgaGCCATGCTTTTTGTAATACTTGTTTGAGTACTTCTTTTTGCCAATGTCCATTCTCCTGCTGACATAACCGGCTACACATTTTGATCACCTCACaaaataattttttatttgactATTTACTAAATgacagtgggtgtgtgtgtggacacaccGTACGTTACGCTTTCAACCATCACGTACAGCTCAACAAAAGTATTGACCTTGCAAAAAAAATCCTAAGCCATCTTGAGTGTACGAGACCTTCATGTTTCTTTGCACAAAATGCCATCTGTATTATAAACATCGCTGTATTGTGAGAGTCACTGTATGCCCGTTCTTGTTTACTGTAATGAAACCAACCATTGTACAACTAGTCACTTTACATATTGGCTTTCTTATTCTGTGGGTTGGATCTTCTCTTTGGGTCATTCATACATGTGAGTtcaaggttgttttttttaaactataCCTCACTTGAAATCTCTTTTGTTGAACAAAAAAATCACAACATTGCCAGCCATTTTatagccctttttttttttttatgtgtcaaCCGTAGACTTTATTTAATCTGGGGATTCTATGTAGGTACTTCCAATGCCAGTGATTCCACAATACGTGCCTTCTAGTCGGGAGTCCCCACCCTCATCAAGGGGACCCGAGTGGGTTATTTCACCTAATGACTGCATAGAGGCTTCACGCTGGAAAACTGGGACTGCAACAAGATATAGAATATTGGTCAAATAGTCTTCAGTTCATAGTGGCTTATTTTATCATAAAGGAAGTGCATTGATTCACTTCTAGAGGCCTACTATAAAGAATGGAAACCTTTAAGTGATGTAAGTCTTGGGAGTTTGGGTTGGAGTGAAATAAAGTGTTTTGGGCGGAGTTCCGCTTTGCCATTGCTTATTGATTTATACTGATAAGTTTGCTCGATGCCACATGAATTAAAGATCTGAAATTGTTTTTCATGAAAGTGTAGCCCTATGCGATTTCTAATGAGTCTTGTGTTTGATTAGTGATATAGAAAATACGTGACTATTAGCCACAAACCGGCTGGTTCGAGGTTTGGTAATCTGAAAACATAAATATAGCATGCCAGTCCCTGGGCTCGACTGTTTTGGATGTTTTTGGGAGTATTTAGACGTCATTGACGTCGTCAAAACAAGCATGCGCAGTAGCGCAGGCGTTTCGCATGATACGCACACAAGGAAGGCTGCGATTCAAAAAACGTGTGGTCTCTGAAGTCCTCTGAACATTTATTATCTTAAAGATTCAATTCAAGGTAAGACGTAAACACTTTTGAGACATTCGTTCATGCCGTCCAGCTATTAACCAGTGCAATAGTAATTAAAGCGACCATTGACCTCTTGTGGCCGTTGGTTGTGGCTTTATTTGATGGTCGTTGACAAAGTGCACTCCCATATTATAACAGAAACTAAACCATAACCTTATTGTTCTGCTTCTGTTCATCAGCTCTAAAATGTCAATCGACTGGCTCGGGTTTGGCTATGCTGCAGCCATAGCTTTCGGCGGATTTATGGGCTACAAAAGAAAAGGTTGACTAAATTTGAGCATTTAGCTCATGTTAGACATCAACAATAACGTAATGGTGTAACGTTAATGTCATGTAAAGGTTTAGATTGTAATCCTATGACCCTGTCCCCCTGTCTTTGGTAGGTAGTGTGATGTCCTTGGTAGCTGGCTTAGTGTTCGGTGCACTTTCTGCTTATGGCGCATTAAAAATATCAATGGATGTACGGGACACCTCAATCTCCTTGCGTAAGTTCATACTTATCAATTCATAATCATTGGAAATGTAGTCACTTGTTGTCTACCATCCAGGCGGTGTACAAACTGTTGTCCTTCTTTGCTTCAGTTTCCTCGGGAGTGCTCGCTCTTGTGATGGGAATGAGGTTTAAGAACTCTGGAAAACTATTGCCTGCTGGTCTTATGGCAGTACTAAGGTCAGAATCTAACAACAAACTACCTGTTAAGTGTATAGTAGTATAGATCAGTTTTAAAGACACTGTGGTGGTCATGTTATGTTGACGTATTGCTTGTTTTAACTATTGTCTCTCTGCTTTCTTAcagtttgttaatgtttgtgcgGATCCTCTTCAGGATTATGATGTGACACTAAAACCAAAACAGTGGGGATTGGACCATAACAGTTTGCGTCTATTGACAAAAATagacacacaggttatgcgacaCTCATAACATTCCCAATGATGATTccctttgaaaataaatattttataaaatGAGCTTACATTCCATGACACAACTTCAAGATCAATATTGTGATGGTCCAAATGTTACATAGGATGAAATCTAAACTAACTGTGATTCTCACTTATGTTATGTATGTCTGCAGTATAATAACCAACCAGATGTAAGTTTGTACATTTTCAAGCTTCTAGAAAGAGCGATGACACCACAAAACAGTGTTTCAGTAATGTCCTAATGCTTTTTGCAGAATACTAAATGTTTGCCTTTTAGTGTGCCCAAAATATTTGGGAAAATGCCATTCAATTACTTTTGCTGTCACTAATAAAGACTGCAATAACGGTAAGAAATCCATTGATTCTCTTCTTTAGGCCTTCTATTAAAGAACATAAATATTGTAGTGATGTTAGCCTTGGGAGTTTGGGTTGGAGTGAATAAAGAGTTTTGGGCAGGTTTCCGGAGCCATAATAATTTTTTTGATTACTACTCGACGTAAGACTTGATAAATGATCAATGCATTCCAGCTGCTTAAGAAATGGGTACCTTTCATGAAGCGATGGGTAATTTAAGATTTGCAATTGACCGGTTGCTCAGTAGTTATGAATGGAGAAGCATGAATGGCCATTTCTTAGAAACATGAGGGTAAGCTGCACCTTGATGTTGGGGAACTGAGCCAGAATGCCAGGGAGCCTCTCCTCTAACATCAGGGAACACTCCATCAGCTGGACATCTGCACAGCTTAGCTGTCCCCCCACCCGGAAGATGGAACCAGAGACCGCCTGGAGGTTAAatcacacatacaaatgtattGGTTacctgtttttttgtgttgtgttaacATCATTTTTAAAGCCAATTATGACTCCCTCTTTTGGGGTTAAAAACGTCACACTTGTACTGTGCTAATAACTTCAGTTGTTATTTAAGAAGTTTTGAAGATATAGTTAGTTGATAATAGATaaacaaagaaagacagactgAAACTTTGGGGGCTTTTGGAGCCCGTAAGTCATGTGTGAAAGACCTAACATTTCCCCTCAAAAGCAGCATCCCCTCTGTTCTTATGTTTTACATGAAGTTGTGGTACCTTTTCAAACACTGGCAGGTAGCGGCCTGCTGCTTTAGCTTCTATCCCTTCCAGCTTGGTTTTCATATCTGCAGGGGGTGTGAGAGGTAAAAACATGATCATCTCCATGAGATCGATCAGCCCCTCAGAATACATGTTGATCCTGAAAAGTAAAACAAATATTGATATTCATGTAATATTGACTGTTGCTAATCATGCACCAAAATCGCATGGCTATTTAAAGAAAAACATCACAAGACTTGCAGCATTAAGAACATGCATAATATGTATTCATGTCATACATTGCCCGCTCTTTAATGTCTTCTCCGTTAAGATTGTATTTTTCTGCAATGTACTTCAAGATTGCCTTTGTCTGAACAAGATGCATGCCATCAATTTCCACCATTGGGACCTGTTCATACATGAGCACTCCATCTTCCAAGAAACAAAGAGAAAATATCATCAAACCAACATATGAACATATGCACAatatgaaagaaatatgatgTTGTAGGTCAGAGGTAAATTAATTTTTAACAAGTAGGTGAGTGAACAAATATCCAATGGGCGGGAATGAGAGATGGTGCAAAGGTTACAACTGTCAACCACAAGAGACAATTAGACGAGATTAGGTATTGAGATTATTTTGCATCTAAATTACCAGCCAGAAGTTTTTCGTAGTTGTCGCGGCTTGTTAAATGCACTTCGTCAAACTGTGAATATAGAATTGATAGAAATGTTATTTACTAGTAGGACTTGTCCCGCGTCCCAATCTCATGTCAAAGATGTAGGCTAGGACTCACCTCAATTTCGGCAACTGTTAGTTCTAGGCCAACGAATTGATTCCATTTTTCCTCTCCCATTGAATTAGTGCAACACAACTTTTCCAGACATCACTATTACAAGACcttaactcaatttgtaacacATATGTAACATTATTAACATTATTCACATTCAAATatgcatataaaacatatattataaaatacaaaaaggcTAGAGCCTACAAATACGTAATTATACCAACCTCGAACCAACTCGCAAAAAATTAGGTAACGTAAACAAGGAAGCGTGAGAAAGTTCCTTTGTTATGTAACTGTTGAACAGGCTGTCAACTGAGGACAGGAGTGGCCACGTAACCGACCTTTGCGGTGGACCAGTCGACTAGGAAACGTCGACCTCTCCTGGCCGATGACAAATAGGATAATGTCCATACCAGTGTGATGGATTGTGGGAAATAATAACACTAACTTGTGTCGTTTGAATAAATATGACATGACATGTAAGACATACCACTCTGATTAACTgaccatatttattttattatcacaAATCTGTCTCAACAATATATACAAGACGTAATTAGCATTATGCGACACCTTGACTGAAACTAGTATGCACACAGAGAGGTATATAAAGTCGCATCTCGCTTGTTACTGCCGGATGTGAGGGCGATCTGGAAGCGACATCTGTCACCCCATTGATCGCTAGGGTTGATTCGGCTGATCTGGCTGGCTAGGCGGGTGTCCCATTTCTCCCCCCGCTCCATGTGTGTCCATCCCGAAGCCCCGCGCTCGGTGTCATTGGACGTATCCCGGTGCATCGTTGGCATACCAGCTCCCCTGCTAGAACCTCCAAACAAGCTCAAGGCCCATTTGTAGGGGAACCGTAGGGAAGTCAAGCTCCAAGACTTCAGAATTATCCAAATGAGGCGCTGCACGTGGCAGTCTGCCGTTCATTTTTTACACAACATTAATTTAAAGAATAGATTTTAAGTATAAACGTAATTAAtaaattgaaaatgtaaatcagtaaacaattgTCCTGACTTGATGCTGTGTAACTTGGATAAGAAAAGCAGCAGAAATCAGCAGAAATACAGAAAATGTCCATATCTAAGAAAAGTCGGTATAGCTGGCTTAGTGTTCGGCAGACTTTATGCTTATGCAGTATAAAAAGTTTGACTTTTATTGTTGATCCCATTGGTCCACACTGTCCAGCAGAACCAAGCACTTCTTTCAAATAGGAGGAGACTTATCCGCTTGGGATTTTCGTGGTGCACacagagaataaaataaaacaaaggttATTAATACATGCCCTGTGTGAATGAATTGGCATCTGTAAAAGCTGGGTCAAATATACCGCTGCTTTACCCTGAAGGCCTCTGTTTGGTAGCGTACCTCCTAAGGGAATTCGGTTTGTGCCCCACAGGAACCAGGCTAACAGGAAGCTGTATCAAGTCTTTGTTTGAGTTCACCTTCTGATTCTCTTTGATTCCTGAGAGAAACCTATCAAAGCATTGTTATTCGATATGATATTTTGATTATAAAGTTATTGTCAGACTAGATTGATATTTAATCTGACGTTACAAACATCGAAGACAATATTCAATGTCTTTCTTTCAACGTACATCTGATCAGGGACTAAGCTCCGTAATTCCTTTTTGGATTGACTGGTTCACAAAAGAGGGATTTAGTATAACATTACTAAACTATGGAAGCCTGTATATCCTGTTTAATgggaaaaatatgaataatacaCTGGCTTGTTCAAAGAAGTGGCCAGTCATTACAAGCCAattatatatacaaaaacaatactATGGCAAATCAGAATCTATTAAGACTTATTCTACAAGTTGTAACTATTATTTATAACAAAATGAGCTGATACCAGGTAAATATCTGGACTGCTTTAGGTAATGCTGCTTTGCAGAAGCAGTTCTTGACAGCTCCTGGTATTTGGATAAAGCCTTATTCAGATTCAACTGAGTATCCTTGCTATTAGGCCGGAAGAAGTCCAGAAAATGTCCATATCTAAGAAAAGTCGGTATAGCTGGCTTTGTGTATGGCAGACTTAATGCTTATGCAGTATAAAAAGTTTGACTTTTATTGTACCCAAAATACTTGGAAAACTGCCATTCAATTATAATTGCTGTCACTAATAAAGGCTGCAATAAAGGTTTATGTGCAACACTTCAACATCAGCTGGTTACTAACGCTTTCGTATGGAATTGATGCATGCAGAAAATAAACTCAAAATATTCAATTTCATTCGTCTTTAATCATGACAAGCGTGTACAATTTAAAACTCACGTTTCGAAACTAAATTTGCTATTAAGCTAGGCGATTTCTTTCATAAGTATTGCATTATTGGAGAATAATAATTGTACCAATCACTACTCTACATAAGTCTGGCTTAATGAACTTAGCATTCGAGATGCTTAAGAAATGTGTATCTATTTAAAGACTGGCGATTTAAGATTGAAAACCTCCAAAACGGTTTTCACATAAGTATCGTCTGGCTGATGCTTCCTCTTGCTGCCTGGTTGCAGGAATCTCTTAATAGCTGGTTTCTCTGACATTCTGCCCTGGAAAGACTGAAAGGAAATTGATGAGTCAATATGCAATCAATTAAGCAAAAATCATTGCTTTTATTTGACCCATAATGTGGGGATACAATGCATTCTCAGACACTATATTTTGCAATTGACCTGTTGCTCAGTAGTTATGAAACGAGAAGCATGATTGGCAATTTCTTAGAAACATGTGGGTAAACTGCACCTTGATGTTGGGGAACTGAGCCAGAATGCCAGGGAACTTCTCCTCTAACATCAGGGAACACTCCATCAGCTGGACATCTGCACAGCTTAGCTGTCCACCCACCAGGAAGATGGAACCAGAGACCGCCTGCAGGTTAAATCACACATGCAAATGTGTTGGTTACTGGATCTTTTTACATAACAAATGCCAAATTAATAGAACTTCAAAAGCTTATTATGACTGACTCTTTTGGGGCTCAAAACATCACACTTGACCTGCTAATAACTTCAGTGGTTATAAAGGGACCCCATTTATATGCAGAATATGTTTAAGTGCAACGTTTGGGGATTTTGGAGCACTTAAGGCATGTGTTAATGGCATAAAACCTCCCCCCGAAGGAAGCAGCATCCCCTCTGTTCTTATGATTTACATGTCGTTTTGGTACCTTTTCAAACACTGGCAGGTAGCGGCCTGTTGCTTTTGTTTCTATCGTTTCCAGCTTGGTTTTCAATTCTGCAGGCGGTGTGAAGGGTAAAATCATGATCATCTCCATGAGATCGATCAGCCCCTCAGAATACATGTTGACCCTGAAAAGTAAAACAAATATAGATATTCATGTTATATTGACTGCTGCAAATAATGCTCCAAAAATGGCATGGCTGTTTAAAAAAACATCATAAGACTTTCCACATTAAGAACatgtataatattattaatGTCATACATTGCCCGCTCTTTCATGTCTTTTCCATTTAGATTGTATTTCTCTGCAATGTACTTCAAGATTGCCTTTGTCTGAACAAGATGCATGCCATCAATTTCCACCAATGGGACCTGTTCAAACATGAGCACTCCATCTACCAAGAAACAACGTGAAACTATTTAGGGAAATCTTCAAAAACATGATTCAAAAATCCTTTTAACAAGTtacaaacacaaatatctaACATATCAGAAACAGCATTGTGATAATAGGTGTCCTATTGGCTGCACAATAGGAAAAAAACATGATATTGTAGGTCAGAGGTAAATTAATTGTTAACAAGTAGGGTGAGTCAGCAAATATCCAATAGGCGGAAATTAAAGGCGGTTGCCAAATGTATAGAATATGCAAAGGTTAGAATTGTCAACCACAAGAGACATTTGCACGAAATGATTTATTGAGATTATTTCTGCATCCAATTTACCAGCCAGAAGTTTTTCGTACTGGTCGCGGCGTGTTAAATGCACTTCGTCAAACTGTGAATAGAATGAATAGAAATGGTATTTACTAGTAGCCTACCAATCGCGCAGTAGGCTATATGCATTATTAAACATTCCTTAAAATTCCCGAACCGTCATGCGTCCCAATCGTATGTCAAAGATTTACTCACCTCAACTTCAGCAACTGTAAGAAGCCAACGAATTGATTCCATTTTTCCTCTCCCATCGAAGTAGTGCAACACAACTTTTCCAGACATCGCTATTACAGGACCTTAAATAAATTTGTGACACAAATATGTTACATTATTGACATtaataatatctatatctaaACATATATCCATTATGAAATGCAAAAAGGCTCTCTAGAGTCTACAAATATGTAGTTCTACAAACCTTAACCAAACTCGCAAAAAAAATAGTGAGCAATGAAGCGTGACAGACAGGGATACTTTTGTTATGCAACTGTTGATCTGGATGTCGACTGACCAAATACTCCGTTTCCAAGAGTGGGCAAGTACACT harbors:
- the agpat5 gene encoding 1-acyl-sn-glycerol-3-phosphate acyltransferase epsilon produces the protein MLLSFIVHTYSLRYWFPATVMLGTAPAYILSWWVWRLCSTVLPLRLYHKLDDRLYCVYQSMVLFFFENYTGVEIVIYGDIPKKKENVVYLSNHQCTADWIIADMLAIRQDALGHVRYVLKDGLKWLPLYGWYFSQHGGVYVKRSAKFEEQAMKKKLLTQAEAGTPMYLVIFPEGTRYNPELKNVISSSQEFASKEGLALLKHTLTPRMKASHVAIEAMKDHLDAVYDVTVAYEGTLDSAGHRLPAPTMPEFLCKECPRVHIHFERVAMKEVPIEPLFFRRWLHERFEIKDRLLTSFYESDDAQQRSRFPGEGRRSALSIAKTLPSMMVLGGLTVPLLLTESGRSLYVRTWVYGTLLGWLWVNVSP
- the tmem14a gene encoding transmembrane protein 14A → MSIDWLGFGYAAAIAFGGFMGYKRKGSVMSLVAGLVFGALSAYGALKISMDVRDTSISLLSSGVLALVMGMRFKNSGKLLPAGLMAVLSLLMFVRILFRIMM
- the LOC130405203 gene encoding glutathione S-transferase Yc-like produces the protein MGEEKWNQFVGLELTVAEIEFDEVHLTSRDNYEKLLADGVLMYEQVPMVEIDGMHLVQTKAILKYIAEKYNLNGEDIKERAMINMYSEGLIDLMEMIMFLPLTPPADMKTKLEGIEAKAAGRYLPVFEKAVSGSIFRVGGQLSCADVQLMECSLMLEERLPGILAQFPNIKVQLTLMFLRNGHSCFSIHNY
- the gsta.1 gene encoding glutathione S-transferase, alpha tandem duplicate 1 — protein: MSGKVVLHYFDGRGKMESIRWLLTVAEVEFDEVHLTRRDQYEKLLADGVLMFEQVPLVEIDGMHLVQTKAILKYIAEKYNLNGKDMKERAMVNMYSEGLIDLMEMIMILPFTPPAELKTKLETIETKATGRYLPVFEKAVSGSIFLVGGQLSCADVQLMECSLMLEEKFPGILAQFPNIKSFQGRMSEKPAIKRFLQPGSKRKHQPDDTYVKTVLEVFNLKSPVFK